The region ATGTGAGATAGTAACCAATTCATTGCCTCTTCCACTCCAGCATTTGAACTGTTGATAGCAGCTTTTTGACAATGAAGATGGTTAAACCCCATTGACACAAGTTGAGAAACTATAACCTCATCAGCCAAAACATTCTTTGATTGTGCCAGATCCCCATTATCTGTGTAAAATAAATAGGAAACTTAAATTATCTGTAATACAAAGTAAAACACCATAAATTGCTTAATAATAATCGACAAAATTTCATACTCAATCATAATTTTAACTAGACTCAGTTCTTTGTGGTGTAGAATAAATTCAGGAAGCAGTATATAGAAGAAAGGCATTCTAATGATTTTACTAAGCAAAAAATATTGATTAAAACATGTAATTAGTGCAAATTAGGGATTACTAATATATTCTTGATTGTTGTACATTAGGGATTGATGATTCATTCCTGATTGCTGTAAATTACAGATTGTTGATTGATTGTAAATTAATGATTGATTGTTTgggattgttgtaaattaaGGGTTGATTGATTGGGAATAGGTGTAAATTCCTCATGCTTTTTTTATGATGGGATGACCTTGTAAACGTGTATAAagtataaatgaaaaatgatatcTCATCACCTATTAAATTTGCAGCCctcattcttatttagttttttttaatgattgcttttttaatagtttatttttttattctataaaagtttataaatatgtgTGCTTCAATTCGCTTAAGTGCACTTAGTGTTTTTGAAAACACTGGTGTTGAGCTACTATTCTTCCTTTTTTGGGCTTTGTTCAAGTGAGCCTTCCTCTGAAGCTTTTAAAGTTTCTGCTCCTTTAAATGGGcttatttctattattaattCAAACTGAGTCTGGTTTTACTTAGTCCAACAGTGAAAGAGCCTTGTTGAGACCCTATGTTAACTGTAGCAGGTGGGCTCATTGGATAACACCTTTGTAATGTCCTAACCCTTTTTATGTACTATTTTTAGGTACTTGAGGCTCATTAGAGAACTAGATAGAATTCAAGTAGTtgacctcacatagtgggattaaagcttgatatgttattattttggcttaactcattaataaattggacagtggcggagccaagaaagaattttagtccgagccaaattataattttagtccttatcaaattataaaaattataattatttatagtaatatatataaaaaaataaaaaagtcagCTGGGGCCAAGGCCCCAGCCAAAACGTGGCTCCGCCACTGAAATTGGAGACTGCCCAAAATAGTAAGCATAGGTTTCCAAAAAGGGAAAATGCCTAGGCAGGCCAAAATAGCCAATTTTTAGCTTAATTCCAAGGTCAAAGTGTATGAAGGAATCCTAATTGGTAAGTTAAGGCTATGGGTCATGAGAATCATTTTACACAGCCTCACTCTTGCTTTGCAAGTAATTTCCATAACTCTAACCCAAGATCTTCCcatcacaaaggagcaacctttcTATTATTACCAAGACCCCCCTTCATTTTACAACCCAATAAGGGTTTCAAATctataataaaaagttaaacGGCTGGTGATAAATTTGAGCATGAAGCTCCTCCCCTTAATCCCTTGCTTCTTTGAAAATGCTTGCATATGTTGTACATATACACATAGGAAAGTGTATCTTGAAGCCTTTCCCATGCAAATGTCCAAGAAATGATAAGCATACTTTAGTTAGGTGTCAAACTAAGAACCATGTTTAGCCAACATGCCAACTCTCCTAATTATCAAAGGGAACTAAAATACAACActaaaacaacaacaagaagccttaatcccactagttGGGTTGGCTAAAATATAACACAAGACTCATTTCCAAAAAATAGTGTAAAAACACCAGGCAATTAGGCTTTTGAAAGGGTAGACAAAGATACCTACCTCTTTAGCTTTCCCTTTATTTATAACTCCAGAATTTACAGTTTAGAAATTTAGAAAGGAAAGAATATACATAGAAACATTATCCTAATCACAGCTTATATACAATAACTGCCATTTAGATTGTATGCTATCTTCCTGTTTTTGTCTTCCCTGATTTATGCCATAGAATCTGCCATTTACAGTCTTGCACAACCAGTCAACCCTTCTATAATAAGCCACATACTCACAGCTGTACCAGCTGTTTACCCGAGAATCCAACAGATAGATTGAATTACAAATTgtatatttacattaataacaTCCTAGTAAGAAGAAGTAAGAAGTAACATATATTTTAGCTACATATAAGCAAAATATTACTAACCTTTGTAGTTCTCCAtgtcatttataatttaattatgatttaacaAAACTAGACAGTATCACATACCGTTTTCAGGTAAAAGCTCCTCCCCAGGTTGAAGACCCTTGCTGCGCATGTAACTAATATCTATGGTATCGGGAACATCGATATAGACATCTAAATAGCCAATGAAcagattaataaaaaataactaaattaccATCACTATGAATGAATTTCCTTTCTAAGGAAATAAGTAAAGCcatataaaaaattaccaaGCTTTTTTGGAACCCAGCCTTCCTCCATCACAAATTTTCGCATGTGCAGCACCAGATAATCTGGAAATGAAGTCAAACGAGCAGCTCTGTGGGAGAAATATAACATAAACATGTCAGAAACAGAAAGGAAATGGAACTTGAAATGTTTCCAGGCTTCTTAACATTCTTATTACCATTGTTGTCAAACTCGCGAGTCAACTCGTACGAGTTTACGAGTCACGTAACTTTAAACGAGTCAAATTGCTTATAAACTCAGATTTTCATAGAATCAAAGTTGACCCACAATTCAATACTGTAAACTCGATCTGTAAACTCGTAAACTATACTTTTGTTAGATGTTTAACAATGagtgttgtttttatttatattagattataattgatttatgagaatttacattatatataaattaatatttgaaattttgattatggataaataatgacaaaagatggacttaatatttagaaatttcatattatttagtatttttgaaataaatagatgaatttattttaaaataggtATATACATGGTACTTTATTCATAAGGAATACGGTTATAAATTgtaataatcatgttattaagaaatattaattcatttttttataaaatcatgtCATTTTGAgcatatatttacatacattaaagagtatttttaattgtctctaaaatcttacgattttacgatccaaGTTTACGATTCGTTTTTATGGACTCTCCTTCGatctcacttaaaatctcgattttaacaatCTTACTTATTACATTTATGCAATTAGTATTAGGACACCTCGTGATTTTCCAAGTCTATcattaaatcaagtgaaaacAGTAGTTTATCAGCAAATGGCAGCTCCATAGTTCTggaataatttctccaaaacaCCAGGACAATAATCACAACAGATGACCCACTacattataaaaagaaaatcaagagaATTTGAGcactaaaaaataaactaacGGCTTGTTTAGCTAATCAAACTGTTCCTAGCTATAGATTTTATGAATTTACAAGTTGGTGGTCCTGAAACCACAagtggtggggggggggggggggggggggggcgcaaaTATGCAAGGAAAATCAGGAAACCTACTTGGTTGCTGTTACTTTAGCTTTTAATTCTGTGCTGTAAAAATCATGCACCTCCTCTTCTGCAACAAAGCTCAATAAGCAATCATGCAAATGTACTCTTGGGCGAATAATTTGATCAGCAGACCTGCTAGAAATAAATTAGCTAAGTAGGATACGTCAGAAAACTAATTGAAGCATTAAAAGTATCCCACTTGTACTcacatttcttttccttctgaATTTATTTCTGCCTTTGATTTGTTCATGGCTTCCAGCTCATCTGGATTTCCAGTCCATGACATAATGAAAACCAGTGACAAATATTCCAGACAAGCAGTATATGCAGAAGCTTACCTTTGTTAGTAGCTTTATACAGTGGTATGCTTAGAGAAAGAATATAGTCATGCCTTCTATTGTAGGCAACTTTTCCAGAGGGACATGCCAGTCGCTCTTCAATGCCAAACTTGAAACTCCTTGAAGGATCTGCTTCAGGCTTCGCAGAATTGACTCGTTCAACTTGGTCaatgaaatgaagaaagaattctAATGCATCCTACACAGTGATTGTTTTACAAAAGATTTAGTGAGTAAAAAAGGACTACTATAATAATAGCAAAGAAAAAGGGGCCCAGGTGACCCACAGATTGGACAAACCACCTCTAACCTAGGCATTTAAACTGAGGGACTGTATGCCAAAAGACAAGCCCCCTATCAGTTgcccacattttcttttttagggGTTCAACCTCTGTGAACCCTGAGCACCATTGTTGAAACATCCTCAAACTCGCAACAAACCAGTGATGCAAACTTAGGCAAAGTCACACATGTCATGGACAATACCATGCCATCATTATGGACTGCCAAACCTTCAAAAAGAAAAGCCTCAGCAAGGAAGTGTGGAACCATTATCGAACCACAGTCAACGAAGAGAATTTGTTTAAGTTGAATAGATTAATATTTGTGTTAATAGTTAAGCTGCACCCTATGGTTAAACCAATACTGTTATGTACTGGACAAGTAAAAATGGATCTTTAACTCTCCATTTGGGTCAAAGGATTTGAAGAGAAAGTGAAAAAATTGTTAAGAAATAATAACCAATTAGTATATTCAGACTTGTGAGAATGGAATAATCCGTTCATCCTTCTCATTATGATAcagccctagttatagggtCGAGTATTTACAACTTAGGAAATATTACAATAACACAActtaggaaagtatcctaaacTGAAATTAAGAAAGTATCCTAAACTGAAAATAGAGATTTCTAAAAAACATAAGATCTGGATTAGCTTCCAATACTCTTCACACACGTTAAGGCAGctttccttttccctttctcttgattttcttACGGGAATCAACAAATCTTTTATACTTGTTTCAATTGAAgtgaaaggaaaatgaatggaagtataaattataaaagaaagtgaagggaagaaaaatgaaaacatgaATGATCTATCTTCTCTTCttaagaggggggggggggggggggggggggatgacACTTCTTTCTTCTCGTTTCATTAGGAAAAAATTATGAGAGAACATGAAGTGGTTAagttaattaactaaattttaatatataatccATAGCCATCTTCTAAACATTAGGCTATGCtttgacatttgaaaaatagtaaaatatcaaacacttcattttccttcatttcctTCCAATCCAAAATTGGAATGAAATgaagggaaaggaaaaatgcTTAAAAACAATTACCCCTCTTAAAAGTTCTTAATCTTTCCATTTGCCTCCCTAACTCTCCCAAAAAAATATCCAAAGAACCTAACTCTCTACCATTTCCTTCCAAATCGTCACTAACTCTAAACACTTAATCCAAAACAAGTGGTAGgagaaaaaagagaagcaaaTTGAAGGGTTAAAAAGTGTGACAGGTTAAAtcattttaagtatttttcttTCCCTGCATTTTTTGTCTTCTTTAGAGAGGAAATAGATGGAAAATGAAGtgtttaatgttttaatattttttaaatgccaGCAATTGTAACTCGccaatcatttccatccatgttCACATTTATGTAGAGTAATTATATTCCATGTAATGACTAAATTTTCTTAagtctttctcttcctcttttgcTATAAACTTTCTTATTCCTTCCAGTCTCACGTTATGTCCATTGGTCTTCAGTTCATATGTCCAAAGCATCTTAATCACATCCCAAGTGTTTTATCTTCAATATACACCATTCTAATCTTATTACAAATTACCTAATCTATAGTTGTATCTTTTCTCGTATGGCCTCTTATCACCTATAACACCGACAAGTTaattacactcatattttgcacatactAATCTTataaccatccactaaaacttccctttttagttttaaaaatatatatatatatataatcacataaattaacaaaaatgctTCTTCACCTTAATTATCCTACCTTAATTATGTGACTAGCATTCCCAATAATTTCCCCATCTTAAACTGATCTTTTCTTGGAAGTACTTAATCTTCAAATGTCACAAAAATATCATCCAcagttcaattttattaaactcACATTGCATATATTAGAATTGTTTAATCAATTAgatttgaaatatttggattctAAGGTGTCTTTCTATGACTAGAACTTTACATTTACATGAGATATTTTTTCAACCAATTATGACTAGATATCTTTTCAATGTCAAATGtatctaattttaaaagataactAAAAAAGTCCATTGACCAATTTAGCTATATAACTGTTGCATTTCACTTTCTCATTTTTCCCTAACCAAACAAGAGGAAGGAAATATTTTGTCCCCAGACCTTGTCTAACCAAGGAAAAGAAAGTACACATGCCTTCACTTTATTCCCTTTCCTTTATTTCCTTTATAACCTAAACCCTAAAAGCCAAATACTTAGATatcttttcaatttcaaatgtaTCGAATTtaaaagataacaaaaaaatcCATTGACAATTTAGCTATCTAACTTTTGCATTTTgctttctcatatttttttccAACCAAACAAGAGGAAGGAAATGCTTTTCTTCCCAGCCCTTGTCTAACCAAACAAAAGAAAGTGCGCATGCCTTCATTTTCATTCCTTTCCTTCATTTCCTTTATAATCTATACTTTCATTCACTTTCTTTCACTTCAACCTGAAGGAAATGCAAGTCACTCTGTTCACAAAAATGCAGTATATGAAAACTTTGGATGGAACAAAATCATCTCTTTacataagaaaacaaataagtaaataaaactAAGCGATTATTCATAAAGGATTTAACAATATCTGGCCAAACCTGTTGTCTCATAGTAGAAAATTCGGGATGACTAGCAGCAATGACTTGCTTGAACATACGAGGTGGTATACCCTCCTGTTTCTGAGAGTTTAAAGAGACGTGAAAGTGAAAATGTAACAAGTCAAAAGAtgaaagatgaaaagaaaaggaaaaagcagaaataaaatcaaagttaaaaaaaaaaaacctaacatATGAAGTTATATATTACCATACTAGTAATGGGGTAATAGAAAATTTAGTCAAATAAAACGTAAAAATACTTATAAGGAAATGACAACATAGGTGGCAGATTAAAGAAAAGATAGAAGGCATGCAGGTGAGATAAGTGTCAGAGAACAAAGAAATTGCATAGCCAAGTTTTTTTTCCCTAATTAAAAAAGGGTCAAAAGGAAATAGTTGAATAAAAGCCTGAACTTTTTTCCTCATACGCAAGTTGCATAAAAGAAACTCTTTCTTAAAGCTCTAGcaagaatataaattattaaatatccAAAccgaaaataatttaaatcaaaatagtCACAGTTTAATTCAATGGATTGATTCAAATTTGCTCGTAGCAATTGCAAAGACTTAGCACATGCCAGAAAAAGGAACAGCTGGAAACTTACCGTGGTTGGAGTCGAGTTTGCAGCATGTAAGCAGTCATCTTTctagaaagaaaacaagaaacaaaatgtaaGCAAATGGAGCAGAGACCAACACATGAAGATTcctcattttaaaaataacataccTCTGATGCAGGTACTGAATATTTACCAGATAGTAACCCATTTGCCAGTTTAGTTCTAAAACATAAAGAGTAAACATATGAGATTTTCTGAGTCATGCAAACCTGAATCACACTCAATAATTGCTTCAAACATTCTCATTTGAATCAATCAGACACTTGCAACGGTAAAAGGTTACAGGTtgctagaaaaggaaaaagaagcaTTAAACAGAAGGCACTCCAACCCTAGGAAAATCCATATTTCTATGTTCtatcaaataaatttctaaagGAAGAATTGGAGCAATGGTTGCTATTGTCATTTTAGCCAATATCAACAAAGAACATATCAATTTTGCAATAACGTTCTAGAGGGAGACTATGGCTTTTATTTACCACAGGAGAGAAAAGTTCCATACATTTGGACTTCAACAGATCACGAAAGAAAATATCCACTAAGAAAGTACTCCATAGTTCATTTTATTTCAGAAAGCAAAAGCGTGTACAGAGTCGTAGTAGCACTTGCCTGAATCGGCCAAGGCCACAGCATTGAGTCACTATCAATTTGGGAATGGCCAAATCCTAGAGAAAAAGCCAACAGATACAATCCATGCAGCAGAAGACATACACCATAAATCTATGTTAAAATATCTTCAATTTACCAAGGAGCTAACATCAATGCGAACCATAGACCACTCCAACATGCTCGTCTCAACTTCCGAGCCTCTAGCCAGAATTCCAATGCAAGTAACTGAAAAGCTACTATAACATCAATCCCACCATAACATCTACCACGTGCTTGAGAGGTAAGCAATACCATCTTAAGATCTACTACACATTTGAGATGATCTAGTTACATTCTTCATTATTATGTTAGCTGGCCAGGTTCCTGAGGCAACTATCCCATCACTATGGATCAACTCGAGTTctagtttaattaaatatgggtACCTACCAATCTCAGAACAATAGCAGTTACTATAATTGTTTTGCATATAgaagattttttcatttcattaacACTATAggtaattaacttttttttcttgtttgtaaTTCATCTTTCCAACTGTCAATAAAACAATCTACACCTACAATCTTACAAAAAAATGGTTTTGAGAAATCTCAACACACAATTTCAACTAGTTATCACTAGAAACAGAATATTCATATTGTACCTAAGcaaaagaataagaataagagTACATATCTATACATCACTAACAATTTATTATCAACAAAAGACCCACTTCAATATGCAATTAAAGAAGACCAGTGAGCCCTTAAGAATGTTGTTAGATGATGTACACAGCATTAATATTGTTTTGAACTGCTACTTACAGTTGCATATTCAGGTCTACAGTCGGATCAGCTGGTGCAGCCTCAAAAGCTGTTTTCAAACTTAGGTTTTTGTAGTATCTGGTGAAGGAATAACATATGAGACTACAGAATCCAAAAAAGCTAACGAAGCCCAAGCATATAACACAAGTATTTCTGTACTGAAACTTGATCATTATACCTTAcgcaaaaaatagaaaaaaaaaatactaaccgTGAATAAAAGGAATGTGTAGAGAACACGACTTGCATAGTTGCAGCCATGTAGCAACTGAAATGAAATATTGTAGTATCAAGACACAATAGtaactaataaataataaaatattaataaacaaagGGTGAAATTCATGTAGCTGTCCCCACggagtgggattaaggcttgatatgttgttgtgtgAACAAGTAGTAAAATTGTGACCAACTGCTGCTTTCTTCAAGTACTGTTACCTATTCCCCAAATTGACAAGTCCTGTATAACCAGGTCCAAAAAGTGGTTCCATCTCCTGTCCACTTTCTTGAATGCGGTTCCAATCATAGTTGGTGTTTTGGTCAAGTTCCCTTTCAGCAGTCGTCATTTCAGTCTGAAATTTATCATAAGCATTAAAACCAATAGGAACACAAcattgaaatcaaaattaaaatcactaaaatagCATATCAACTTCAAATGAGTGACTAGTATGGCTATATATGTGCATGAACCAACTTTATCATGCAGATACATGTATTTCAAATCATAAATGTACATGGGTCCAGAAACACTAAAAGCCTCCTTATCAAGCGCAAGACCTGGACAGTTTGGATGAGAATATAAAGAGAAAGAATCCCATGGTTTCTGCTCAGGATGTTAGATAGTTCCAACTCAGTACACAAGCCAATTCAAACCTGGATATTTGCTTGGTCCAACTGAAACCCAAATAGCTAATCCTACATTCATGATTCTGATTCAAGAAAAGCAAAGGCAAATGTCCTGCCATTCTGCTCAAAAGTCAGCTCTTCAGGCGGTTCTTAGAGAACATATCATTCAAGGTTAATTTACTTCTTTTCTTGGATAGATGCTGGATGATTTATTCtttaaattgtcaaattttgtGTATGGTAATCTTATGGCCCCATTACCATTTAAGGCACTCTTAGAAAATCAAGTAGCATCTGCTGCTTTTCTCATTAAACATATCAGTCACAACAAGGGTGCAATTAAGCACATAATAGGAACAATTTATGCTTAGTTTAACTGATATTGCAcaggaataaaataaaacaaaatctatcATTTCTGTCTTAGAAATAAGTTATCCATAATCTCTTCCACTCTTGGCAGATTTGCAATTTAAGACGTTCCTATAAATATCTAAATCTTCAGTTCTCCCAGaaatattttcaagattatgCATTGACACAATTCCACCACTTTCAGTCTGGATAGTGCAGGCTTAATTCCAATATAATTTAGCAAACATCTGTATGAGggtaacaataatatttaaagtcATAGCATCAATGTTTTACTGATgtcaaatctcaaaattcacaacAGAACACAGTCATTTATAAACGAACCATTATTTCTTAGAAATTCTAATTATGTTCATTTCTAGAAGCTACTGTTCTCAGCAAGATATATGATAATCAATTCTGCACTCCAAAAACATAATGAAAGTACCATGTATTAGATTACAGGATAGTTTGAAGCCTACTCCACTTTGTTTATAAACGATTTCACAACCAAAGAACAGTATttatattatcaaatttttgttaaatatcagAATTGATCATAAGTTTGATTACATGCTTATTAATTGTAACCCTGGAGAATAAGCAGAAACAGAAATACTTTTCTTATCTCTGCATAGCAGGCTTCGAAATTCTTTTGTGTGGATTTTAGAAGTTACAACAAATTTCAAATGCGCCAAGAGCTATATAAGAGAAAGGTGAGCAAATTTTTTAACGTGCACATAAATTATGCAACTTAACATGCTTCAATAACATGGCTGAAGGAGAAGAAATATTTTCCATCAGACAGTTAAATTAAATGAACcatgtgcatgtatatataatattccaTTCGTAATATTCCTTCTCAAGTCTGGGCCACTTTGCTACaccgtgtgtgtgtgtgtgtgtattagtTGAAGCTTCCTTGTAAGGCATGGCCACACTTTAATTTTCaggtttatttttaaaaaatgaaatatgcaTTTAAAGAAAAGGATTACAAAAACAACCCCTTCAAAAAGTTTTTGCAGAAAGCCATTGTCATTGCTGTAGGGAAGTCCCTGAGCTCAGGAAACAGCCATCGTAATCGCCATCACCTGTAATGGGGAAGTCCTGTTTTCCAGGAGGAGCACCCCTTGAATCACCAAAATAAGCTCCTCTAACTTTTCAGCTGGCCCCAcaatgggataaaggcttgatatattgtttCGTTGTGTGAATAGAGCAAACTAATTCTTTCTACAGTGTAGTTTCCGCAACTATAAAGGGAGGACGGGATGGTTTGGATGGGTgctgaaaagagaaaaaaaaagaaacggaaaagaaaaaagagagtgCATGCTGGAACAGGCTTGGGCATTCCAGCGGCCAAACTGGATGAAAGACAGGTAGGAGAAAACTGATGAAACAGATACGTTAAAATAAGAAAAGCAGAAAACAGGCAAGCAGGAGGTGAAAACAAACATACATTGTGGTATACAAGAACATATTCCCATGCATTATCATGAGCAAATCTAGGAGAAATTAACACAAACAGAATGTCTAACAAACCTTCTGTAGTGATGAAAAATCAATGCCAAAGAAAGCCAGATGCTGCCCTAAAAGTGGATCCAGAACGCTTTCATCCTCCGGATAAGAAAAAACATCTGAACTGCCACAATATCTATCTCACAGTTTATTgaattaaagtaaattatataataaaattcaagAGCCAGTTGCATGATGATGAGGAGAGATAGAGATTCATAGATTACTTCAATTAATTCAGCACCTACCAGATCAAGTATGTTTATTTAACAATACATGACCACAAacacagaaaaggaaaaaaaaaaatcactcctatcaaatgaaaaatgaataaacaCCCAAAACAAAAGGATAAATGAACTTATGGGAAATTTTCCCCCTTTTTGGGATGGGGGGGAGTGCTGGAGAAGGGGTTCAGATAAGAACAGACAACAATAGATCAAAATTATGCATGATATATTTCTTCCTTCTACTTTTTTTGCTTCCCCACCTCTTTATGTCCACTTTGAGAATCAATTTCCTAAATCTAGGTCTACCTTGAAAAACCAGATTCATTCACTATTACAGATTCAACCTCTCCTTAGCTTCCAAATTCCCACCAAATTCTGTAACTTCACAGATCGCCTTCATCAGTGGGACAATTTAACTTGCATTACAAAACCACCAAGTCTGTTCTACATAATGACTAGTGTTAAAAAAATAGCAATTATGCTTGACATTTTCACATGAAATCACATGACTAATTTAGATTCtctctttaaaatataattttctttataattcaaATGACCATCAGATCATCCTGACAAAGAtagtatggagaaattttatggAGAATTTTTTCTTGTACACTTACCTTAGCTGGTTAACAAGGTTGGCAAATTCTCTCACAAGTCTTTAGTATTCTAACTTCCATGTTTCTTCTTAAGCTGCCAATAAACACTTGGTTCTAGATTTCCACATTCCTCAATACACCAAATTCCAATAAAACAGAGTTCAACTTCAGAGTTCACATTCATTTGGTTCCAATCCTCGAACTCTATTATGCAATGCAATAAATGAAACACATTGCATTGACATTCTCTGCTCTGTGTGCTCAAATCATGAAACTAGGGAAAAGTTGTCTAGGCCCTGAACCATCTCAAATCAGAAATCATTCTCTCTCCTTGATTTTCCACAAGATTGTGATCCTACAGCACAAGCATGACACAATGTAATCACGAGATGTGGTCCTGCATCTCATTGGAGAGCCAAAGATTCAAATCAATGTTGAGATGCAAACTTACAGCTCAAGGTCATGCTCATTTGTTAGATAATGATACATCTCAGAAATTGTTCTTTTGTACACTATGATTCAGAGGATCCACACTACGATATCCTCATCAACAGCCTACAGACAGGAGCAAGTCAGCAGGTGTGACACTCACTACATTTCCAGGAATGGAAACATAACAAACTTACTGTTGACAACAGCTAGGGGTTTTCCATTccttttttccaattttctaatCATCAGTGATTAATCTGTTATTTGGACACAATCTCTGTGACTCATAAATACAACAATAGACAACATgacatttagaaaaaaatttcaaacccGATGACGAATGAACCCCTAACTAAAACTTAGGCACGACAGTTGCAAAACATACTTGTGGCTGCTATATACAAGGACCAGTAGGTTTCGGTGTAAGAAAGAGTGGCAGCATATAGAGAACAAAGTTCTTCTTAAGAAGCATAGTAGCTTTACCTGCTGCATCTAGATCAGCAGTTATTGTGCCAAGCTTTACAGCAAGAGGGTATCCTGTTTCATTATAATGTTCAATGGCATGATTGTTACCACCACTTCCATCCCAATTTCTCCTACCACAAAGGATCATTCCATCAGTCAAATTTAACCAGA is a window of Diospyros lotus cultivar Yz01 chromosome 10, ASM1463336v1, whole genome shotgun sequence DNA encoding:
- the LOC127811054 gene encoding ubiquitin carboxyl-terminal hydrolase 14 isoform X2; this encodes MELLRANLSRVRIPEPTTRIYKQECCISFDTPKSEGGLFVDMNTFLAFGKECVEWNFQKTGNRVYLHIKQTEKPVSEDRPRKKPTRLAIGLEGGFDNNEPEYEEAYNIVILPDYISLPFPSVELPEKVRLAVDAILMAEGAERKEQVASWTADKKQISPYATDLQQLDHGVTVPPSGWKCAKCDKTENLWLNLTDGMILCGRRNWDGSGGNNHAIEHYNETGYPLAVKLGTITADLDAADVFSYPEDESVLDPLLGQHLAFFGIDFSSLQKTEMTTAERELDQNTNYDWNRIQESGQEMEPLFGPGYTGLVNLGNSCYMAATMQVVFSTHSFYSRYYKNLSLKTAFEAAPADPTVDLNMQLTKLANGLLSGKYSVPASEKDDCLHAANSTPTTKQEGIPPRMFKQVIAASHPEFSTMRQQDALEFFLHFIDQVERVNSAKPEADPSRSFKFGIEERLACPSGKVAYNRRHDYILSLSIPLYKATNKDELEAMNKSKAEINSEGKEMSADQIIRPRVHLHDCLLSFVAEEEVHDFYSTELKAKVTATKAARLTSFPDYLVLHMRKFVMEEGWVPKKLDVYIDVPDTIDISYMRSKGLQPGEELLPENDNGDLAQSKNVLADEVIVSQLVSMGFNHLHCQKAAINSSNAGVEEAMNWLLSHMDDPDIDAPICQDARSDGMLSSLVDQSKVDTLISFGFEEKIARKALEASGGDIEKATDWIFNLNVSGSSDMDVSSSTASTVDSALPDGGGKYKLMGIVSHIGTSTHCGHYVAHIYKEGRWVIFNDDKVGVSKNPPKDMGYLYIFERLNS
- the LOC127811054 gene encoding ubiquitin carboxyl-terminal hydrolase 14 isoform X1; its protein translation is MELLRANLSRVRIPEPTTRIYKQECCISFDTPKSEGGLFVDMNTFLAFGKECVEWNFQKTGNRVYLHIKQTEKPVSEDRPRKKPTRLAIGLEGGFDNNEPEYEEAYNIVILPDYISLPFPSVELPEKVRLAVDAILMAEGAERKEQVASWTADKKQISPYATDLQQLDHGVTVPPSGWKCAKCDKTENLWLNLTDGMILCGRRNWDGSGGNNHAIEHYNETGYPLAVKLGTITADLDAADVFSYPEDESVLDPLLGQHLAFFGIDFSSLQKTEMTTAERELDQNTNYDWNRIQESGQEMEPLFGPGYTGLVNLGNSCYMAATMQVVFSTHSFYSRYYKNLSLKTAFEAAPADPTVDLNMQLTKLANGLLSGKYSVPASEKDDCLHAANSTPTTKQEGIPPRMFKQVIAASHPEFSTMRQQDALEFFLHFIDQVERVNSAKPEADPSRSFKFGIEERLACPSGKVAYNRRHDYILSLSIPLYKATNKDELEAMNKSKAEINSEGKEIRSADQIIRPRVHLHDCLLSFVAEEEVHDFYSTELKAKVTATKAARLTSFPDYLVLHMRKFVMEEGWVPKKLDVYIDVPDTIDISYMRSKGLQPGEELLPENDNGDLAQSKNVLADEVIVSQLVSMGFNHLHCQKAAINSSNAGVEEAMNWLLSHMDDPDIDAPICQDARSDGMLSSLVDQSKVDTLISFGFEEKIARKALEASGGDIEKATDWIFNLNVSGSSDMDVSSSTASTVDSALPDGGGKYKLMGIVSHIGTSTHCGHYVAHIYKEGRWVIFNDDKVGVSKNPPKDMGYLYIFERLNS